The genomic region TCAAAATAATAGATATATACTTATATTATAACATAAGGAGGATTTTTATGAAATTTGCAATTGTTATAAACACATATGTAAGAATAAATAAAGATATAATTGATTACTTCGATCACCCTACTTTATTAGAAAAGTTTGAAGAACAAAATACTTTGCATAAAACAATAGAAAGTATTAATAAATTAAATTTAGATTTAGATGATGAATTGAGTGTTTATGTTTTTTCTGTAGCAGCACATGAAGATACTTCAAAAGACGATGAGATTAGAGAAAAAACAGAAAAAATACTAAAAAAATCAAAATTTAAATATTATATATATACAAATACTGATATAAAAGAATATAGAAAAAAGTATAATTCAGAATTTTTTTCAACAAAAGGATATTCAGAAATAAGAAATCAAGGATTCTTATTCTCCATAATGAATAATGAAGATGTTATCATACAGATAGATGATGATGAATTATTGAGAGAAAATTATATTATTAAAACAAAAGAAATTCTTAATAATAACCCTGATAAATACTTGATAACAGCTCCATATGAAAAAGATGGGACAATAAGGATACTTGGTGAAGATGAATTAAAAAGTTGGAAAAAGTCTAAATCTATGGATGAAGACATTGTAAGATTATCCAAAGATAATTCTTTAAAAGAATCTATTTTCGGTTTTGGTGGAAATATGATAATTCGAAAAGAATATGCTGAGAAGATGTTTTATCCTTTGGAAATACCTCGTGGTGAAGATTTTGCATTATTATTAGCTTCAAGGTTAATATATGAAAATGGAAATGAATATGCAAAAATTGAACCTAAAAATAGTATGTTTAAAACATATTATTGTTCTGAAAAAGATATAACAATAATACATGAACCTCCATACGTTCCAGCTGAAGATTTTGTTTTCTATGTAGAAAAAAATTTAAAAAGATTTATATTAGAATGGCTTATGATAAAAGGGCAAAGCGCATTTACCTTTGAAGATCTAAAAAAGTATTCTTTATATCTTTATGAAATGATAGGTTATGAAGATTTTAGAGCAAAAATAAAAGAAATATTAAATGAACTAAAAAGAAAATATCAAAATATTGATAAGCTTGAAAAAGAAATTTTGGGATATTTTGATAAATATTCAAAGATAAATAGGTTTGAAGAATATAAAAAGAAACAAAAAGAATATATTGAGCTGGTCAAATCTCTATAAGATATTTCCAATATCGTGTTGGCATATATTGTCTTTGCAATTTTTTATTTTTTCTTTCAGTAATGGTTGTATTATTAAAATAAGTTTTCCAAAGATTTTGAAAAGAAATTTCTTCATAAGATAAATTTTCTTCTTTTAAGTAGAAATCATTATCAAATTCACTGATTTTGAACAATTCTACTTTTTTGTCATATGAAAGAATCAGGTTTCGTTTAATGTCGTGGATAATCCATTTATTATTAGGATATCTATTAATAAAGTGTTTTGAAAGCAATGTGATTATATTATGATCTGGTTCAAAAGGTGCATATAATATAACATTTGCTAATTTTCTAAATCTAATCAATCCAAGAAATTTGTGTTTTTCATTTATTACCTTAGATATAGCATTTTTAATTCTTATAATATAATCTTTTTCAATGTGCAATTCTGCATTGCTATTAATTTTTAATGAAAGATTAAAATATTTTATAATATCAACTTCTATATTTTCTATTTCCGATAAATAAGCGAGGTAAATATTTTTTAAAATAATTTTGTTAAGTTTTCTTATAATGAATTCACTGACAATAGCAGCTTTTTTATAATCTGTTTTAATATTATCTATAATATTAAATATACTTGGATTATATTGCCTAAAAATCATATCAGGTATTTTCTTTTCATTATAAGTATTAAAAATAATGGTTAAAAGCCCTTGAAAAGAACCATCATACAAAACTATTTTCATTTTTACACCGCCTTTTCAATTGCAGTTAATGGAAATAATGGAATTTGGTATTCTTTATTTTTTGTTAATTCCTCTCTTATTATTTCAGGAGTTAAAAACAGATTTGAATAGTATTTCCCATTGCAAGTTATAAAATATTTTGCTCTTTTTAAAACAACCCCCATCTTTTTTAATTCATCAAATGTAATAGGGGCGTATTTTCTTGCTTTTACAATAGTTAAAGCGGATTTAACACCTATTCCAGGTACTCTTAGTAAGGTTTCATAAGAAGCTTTATTAATTTCTACAGGAAAATAGTTGAAATTTCTTAAAGCCCAAGATGTTTTAGGATCAATATTTTCATCTAAAAAAGGATGCTTTTCATCAAGAATTTCATGAGCAGAAAACTTATAAAATCTTAAAAGCCAATCAGCTTGATAAAGTCTATTTTCACGTTTCAGCGGAGGTTTAATATTTGGCAATCTTTTATCATTGTTAACTCTTATAAAAGCAGAATAATAAACTCTTTTCATATTAAATTTTTTATATAATCCTTCTGAAAGTTTAAGAATTTGAAAATCACTTTCTGGTGATGCGCCAACTATTAATTGAGTGCTATGCCCTGCTGGTACAAATAAAGGTGCTTTTTTATATTTTTTTCTTTCTTCAGTATTAGCGAGTGCGTTTTGACCAATAAAACTCATAGGTTTTATTATAGATTCTTTCTTTTTTTGAGGAGCTAATAAATTCAAGCTTTTTTCACTGGGTAGTTCAATATTTACACTTAATCTATCAGCATAAAATCCGGCTTCTCTTATAAGTTTTAAATCAGCACCAGGTATAGCTTTTAAATGTATGTAACCATTAAAATTTTCTTCTAAACGTAATTTTTTTACAACTTTTAACATTTGTTCCATTGTATAATCTGGGTTTTTTATGATTGCAGAACTTAAAAACAATCCCTCAATATAATTTCTTTTATAAAAGTTTATGGTTAAATTAACTATTTCGTCGACAGTGAAAGTTGCACGTTTAATATCATTGCTTGATCTATTAATGCAATAGGCACAATCAAAAATACAGGCATTTGAAAATAAAATTTTTAAAAGGGAAATGCATCTTCCATCGCTGGTCCAACTATGGCATATACCACTGCTGGCAGCATTACCTAACCCTTTTTTTGTATTTTGCCTCTCGCTTCCACTGGAAGAACATGAAACATCATATTTAGCAGCACCGGATAAAATTTTTAATTTTTCTTTTAAATCCATAGTATCACCACTCAACAATTATATCTTTTTGTAGATACTAAAATTATACTACATAATTGTATAATAGTCAACTCTTCAATGTAAAAATTATGTTATAGGAGGAATTTTTATGAAAAAGATTATGTTTTTATCTATGTTTTTCTTGCTTTTTATAAGTGTATTTTCTATTTCAGAAGGAGAATGGATAATTACTCAAAAAGATTTACATTTACCAGGAGAATATTTTGATGGTAAAAATTATTTTTGGAGAGCAGATTATCATCTTGAAGATTTGAAAAATGCGACATCTATATCATTAGAAATTCATCATATTACAGATGATTCTACAGTATTGTTTTTCGATGAAGGAAATAATGAAAAAGCTAATTGGAAATATATAAAATCATTACTCGATGGAGCAAAAAAATTTGTATGGATGGCAATTTATGATGTTAATTATTATCCTTTTATAACTGAATTGAAAGAATTAAATAAAAGAGGTATTGATATAAGATTAGTTTATGAAACAAATAATATAAATTCATATATAAGCGGATTAAGTAAAGTTGGTATAAAGACCAAACATGACAAAAATTATAAATTAATGCATAATAAGTTTTTGATTATTGATGGATATTGTGTAATAACTGGTAGTACTAATTTTACAAATAATGGTTTTGGATATAATTCTAATAATTCTATTGTTATATTTTCAAATGAGTTAGCTCAAGATTATATGAATGAATTTAATGAAATGTTTGAAAAAGGATATTATGGCAAGCAATCATTGGATAATAAACCATATAAAAAAGTGGAATTTGATAGTGGTTTAATAGAACCATATTTCACACCTGAAGATGATTTAACAGATAGAATTATAGAATTAATCGATAACGCGAAAGAATCAATACATGTTATGATATTTACATTTAGCAAAAGAGAAATAGCGGATGCCCTAATAAGGGCTAAAAATAGAGGTGTTGATGTCAAAGTAATAGCAGAAGAATATCAGTCAAATTATAGTTGGGCACAAATAAATAATTTAAAAGAAAATAGAGTTAATGTAATTTTAGATAAAAATGATAGAACATTTCATCATAAAACGATGATAATAGATGGTAAGATAACATTAACGGGATCATTTAATTTTACCAATTCAGCACAATATAATAATGATGAAAATTCACTTGTCATACATAGTGAGTATATTTCTAAAAAATACGAAAAAGAATTTAATAGATTATGGGAAAAATATACAAAGTAGGTTATAAAGCATTTGGTTTTCATTTATATATGATATAATAAAATTGAATTAAATTGAATATTGGAGATGGGAAAATGAAAAAATTACCAATAGGGATACAGGATTATAAGGAAATAATAGAAGGAAATTATATATATATAGATAAAACAAAATATATATTTGATTTAATAGATAATGGAAAATATTATTTTTTATCTCGACCAAGAAGATTTGGAAAAAGTTTAACAATATCAACATTATATTACATATTCAAAGGAGAAAAAGAGTTATTTAAAGATACATACATATATGACAAATGGGAATTCAAAGAATATCCTATTATAAGAATTAATTTGTTAGATGTTGCGACTGATACAGAAAAAAGATTCAAAGAAAGCCTATTAAAAATAATACAAGAGGAAGGACAAAGAAATAATATAGAAATAACAGAAAAAGATTATAAATTTGCATTTAATGAATTAATAATAAAATTATCTAAAAAAGGAAAAGTAGTAATATTAGTAGATGAATATGAAAAACCAATATTAGATAATATAAATAACAAAGAAAAAGCTGAAAGGTATAGAGAAATACTAAGAGACTTCTATGTAAGTATAAAATCAAAAGATGAATACATAAAATTTGTATTTATTACTGGAATAACGAAATTTACCAAAACAGGAGTATTCTCAGCACTAAATAATTTAAATGACATATCACTAAATAGAAAATACTCTCAAATGTTAGGTTATACACAAAAAGAATTAGAATATTATTTCAATAACCATATAGAAGAAACAGCAAAAGAAATGGGGATAAGTAAAGAAGAATTATTAAAAGAAATAAAAACATATTATAATGGATTCTCATTTGATGGAGAACACTTTGTATATAATCCATTCTCAGTATTAAGATTCTTTGATGAAAGGAAATTTCAAAATTATTGGTTTGAAAGTGGATCACCATCATTTATATATGAATATGTAAAAGGAAGAAAAATAGAATATGAGGATTTAGTAAAATACACAGTAGATTCATTAGACTTTACAACAAGAGAAATAGAAGATGCAAATGCTAATATATTCTTTGCACAAGCAGGATATTTGACATTTAAAGGAATTAAAAAGTATGGAATAACAGAAAAATATATATTAGACTATCCAAATCTTGAAGTAAAAAATAGTTTCTCAAAATTAATATTAGAAGCAAATTATAGTTTAAACGAAGAAACATATGAAAAAATATATGAAATATATGAACTAGTAGAAGAAAATAGGATAGAGGGATTAATAAAAGAAATAAAAAGAATAATAAGTGCAATACCGTATAACTTACATCAAAAAAGAGAAAGTTATTATCACTCATTAATATATACAATATTAGCCTCAGCAGGATTAAACGTAACAGCAGAAGAACTAACAAATCTTGGAAGAAGTGACTTAATATTAGAGCATAATGACAAAATATATTTGTTTGAAATAAAGCTAGATAAAAGTGCAAAAGAAGCAATAGAACAAATAAAAGAAAAGAAATATTATGAAAAATATATGAGTAAAAATAATGAAAAAGAAATATACATAATAGGAATAAACATAGATTCAGAAAAAAGAAATATTGAGGATTATATGATAGAAAAATTATAACCACAGCCAGCTGTGGTTATTTTAAAAATTCTATTTTCTGCTACCTGGTTTGACAACAGGAATATTTTCTTTACATAAAGGGCAATTATCAGGTTCATAAGTTTTAGCGTCTATTTCAATTAATGATTTTATAGGATAATTTTCAAGATGCTCTTTTTTACTTCTGTTTACAATACAACCCAATCCAACAATATCAGGATTATATTTTTTAAGGCTTTCAACTACTTCAAGTGTTGATTTTCCCGTTGTTATAACGTCTTCTATTATAATAACTTTTTTATTTTTTTCGATGAAAAAATTCCTTCTTAATTCCATTACCCCTTCTTTATTTCTTTCTGTAAATAGGAAAGGAACATTAAAAGCTTTTGCAACTTCGTATCCAATAATGATTCCACCTAATGCAGGAGATACAATATAATCTGGAACTACATTGAACATTTTTGATAGTTCTTTTCCAAGTGCTTCAGCATATTGAGGATATTTTAAAATCTGAGCACATTGAATATATGTATCAGAATGAAGACCAGAAGATAATAGAAAATGTCCAGTTAAAAGAGCATTTGTTTCTTTCATTAAATTCACTATATCCATAATCTCACTCCTCGGAAGCATTTGTTAATTCAAAAAATAAATTTACTAAAACACCAACAACAGCAGCTAAACCTAAACCTTCTAAAGCGAAGTTACCAGCTTTGAATACAGCTCCACCTAAACCTGTTACTAACATCAATGACATTGTTACTAAATTTCTTCCTTCTACTTTTACTTGGTTGTTTATCAATGTTTTTGCACCAATACTTGCTATCATACCGAATAATAATATTTCTATTCCACCCATTACTGGTACTGGTATTGATCTTACTATTGCTCCAACTTTTGGTACCATTGCTAATAAGATTGCAAAGAATGCTGCTATTCTCATTATCCATGGATTGAATGCTTTTGTAAATGCTAATACCCCAGTGTTTTCACTATAGGTCGTGTTTGCAGGGCCACCAAAGAATCCACCTAATGATGTTGCAAGCCCATCACCCATTAATGTCCTGTGCATTCCAGGATCTTCATAGAATTTCTTTCCTACTACTGCTGAGATTGCAAATACATCACCAAAGTGTTCTACTGATGGTGCAATAGCAACTGGTACTATTGCTGCTGCAGCATACCATGAGAACTTTGGTAAATACATTTCTGGTATTCCTACCCAGCTAGCTGTTCCTACTTCTGCAAAATGTACATTTCCTGTTATTGCTGCAACAATATATCCTACTATGATTCCCCATATTACAGGTATTAATCTGCTAAATCCCCTTGTATATAGTCTAACTATAATTGCTGTACCAAGAGATACCATTGCTATCCACCAATTTCCACTTGCCATGTTTATTGCTACTGGACTTAGTATCAAACCAATTAATATAATCATTGTTCCTGATATTACTGGTGGGAATAGTTTTTCAAATCTTCTAATACCTATCCATTTGATTAAAACACCAAAACCAAATTTAACTAAACCTGCTAAGAATATACCACCTGTTGCATATGCCAGATAAGGTTTTAAATCTACACCAGCAGCTACTGCATCTTGAATGTTTTTATACTCTAATCCTGCTTGATTCATATAATGCATTGCTACTGCAACTATTGGAGCTATATATGCAAAACTAGAACCTAAAAATACTGGAACTTTCCATTTGGTAATCCAGTGGAATAATAATGTTCCGAGTCCAGCAGTGAGTAACGCAACATTAACTGGAATACCTGTTAAATACGGTACCAATACTGTTGCACCGAACATCGTAAAGGTATGTTGTAACCCTAATAGTATCAATCCCCCTGTGCTCATACCTTCACTTCTGTCTTCTTGCAAAGTTACTTCACCATATTTACCCATACTATCCCTCCTATTTAAAATTTAATGAGAATAATATTTATTAATTATTTCATTGAATTCTTTTGCTTTTTTTCGTGGATTTTCATCAAAGATAATAGCTCTTGAAACATTAATAAATATGTTTTTATAACCATTTAGATTTTTAAATAACTCTTGAGTATTTCCACCTTGTGATCCAATTCCAGGTATTAAAAATATCATGTTTTCTGATATATCAACGATTTCTTTTATATAATCAGAATTAGTTGCGCCAACTATAATTCCAATTTTGTTTTTATGTTGTTTATTTAAGTTATTCATTTTTTCTGTTATTTTTAAATATAATTTTTCAGGAATCTCAAAGTCATATGCTCCTTTGTTTGAGGTCAAAGCTAAAGCAAATAAATGGGAATTTTTATATTCAAGATATGGTTCTAATGTATCTAATCCCATTAATGGATTAATAGTTAAAGAATCAACTTTTAGTCTTTCAAAATAATATTCTGCATATGCTTTTGCTGTGTTTCCAATATCTCCTCTTTTTGAATCTAAAATTATTGGTATTTCTGGATTTTGCCTTATATAGTTTATAGTGTTTTCCAATATTTCTAATCCTTTAGGTCCTAGTTTTTCGTAAAAAGCGATATTTATTTTATAACCGCAGATTAAATCATGAGTTTCATCGATAATTTTTTTGTTGAATTCAAAAACATCTCCATTAATTCTTTTATAATCGCTATCTAACCCAACGAGCAAAACAGAACTATTTTTTTCTCTTATTTTTAAATATTTTTCAAACATAATATCCCTCCACAGCGCAAGATAAAATATTTTCATATTTTTCATTTTTTAAATAATCATTTAAATCATTTATTATTTTTATAGGTATTTCTGGATCTGACATTACTCCAGAACCTATTCCAACAAGATTTGCACCTGCCATTATAAACTCTATAGCATCTTTGTAATCAAAGACTCCACCCATTCCGATAATAGGTAAATCTTTGAATTTTCTTCTTATTATAAAGATTGTAGCAAGAGCAATAGGTTTTATTGATGGACCACTAAAACCGCCAAAGCCTCTTTTTAAAATAGGTATTTTTTTGTTTATATCTATTTTCATACCTTTTGGAGAATTTATTAATGTTATTCCATCTGCGCCACCATTAACAGCAGCTGAGATTAAATTTTCTAAAAATGTTTCGACTCCGAATTTTACAAAGATAGGTTTTTTAGAAATTTTTTTAACTTCTTTTACTAAGTCAAAAATAGATTTTTCATCAATTCCAAGTGGGATGCCATTTTTTCCAACATTAGGACAGGATAAGTTTAATTCGAAAAATACAGCATTTGAATTATTTAATTTTTCTATTAAACTTAAATAATCTTCTTTTGTGTCTCCACCAATGCTCAGAATTATGTTTGTATCTAATGTTTCTAAAAAAGGTAAATCATTTAAGATGAATTTATCTATTCCAGGATTTTGTAACCCTATAGAATTTAATATTCCAGACTTTACATTAACTATTCGTGGAGGTGGATTACCTTCTTTTTCATATGGTGTAACAGTTTTTGCAGTAAAACCTCCTAATTCATTTAAATCTATATGTTTTGATAACTCTTTGCCGTTTCCTCCTGGACCCGATGCTATGATTATAGGATTTTTAAATTTTATTCCACATATTTCTACCATTCGAGTTGCACCTCGCTTAAATCAAATATAGGGCCATCTTTACATATCATTTTTATTCCATCATTTGTTTTGATAGGACATCCTTTGCATATTCCTATACCACAACCCATTCTTGCTTCCAAAGAAGCATATAATTTTTTATTTTTGAATTTATTTTTTGTATGTTTTATTAGATTTAAACTTCCACATATTAAAATTGCAGTATCTTCAGAAATTTCTAATTTTTCCGCTTTTTCTAATAAATTCATTCCTTCTATTGAATCTATATGTAAACCTTCAATGTTTAATATTTTCTGTATTTCTGGGGTTACAAAACCATATATTTTTTCTTTAATTAAATCAGGATATTTATTTGAAAAATGTATTAATGGAGCAGAACCACAATCGCCACCGAGTAAAATATATTTTTTATTCTTATCTATTTTTTTAATGAATGGAATACCATATGCTCCTCTTATATCCAATTCATCATTGATTTTTAATTTTTTTAACTCCGCAGTCATTTCCCCTACAATTGCAATGAGGAATTTAATTATTTTATCTTCTTGATATATAACGGAAAATGGTTTTGGGAAATCAAAATATTTTGGTTTTAACATTACAAATTGTCCAGGTTCAATATTCAATATTTCTTCTGTTTCAATAGTCAAAAGAATATAATTATCTGTTGTTTCAATTTCTTTTACAATGGCATTCATTAAATTTCCTCCCTGTATTTTATTTCTCCATTTACAACAGTTAAAACAACTTTTCCGTATAAATTTTCATATGGAATATTTTTCCCCTTTGAAAAGATTTTTTTATCCCAATTTTTATTTAAATCAACTAAAACAATATCAGCATAATAGCCTTCTTTAATATCTCCGATATTTTCAAGATTAAAAACTTTTGCTGGATTATATGTTATTTTTTCTATAATATATTGAAAATCGATATTATATTTTTTAGAGATGGTATATATGGCTGGGAAGAATATATCCAGTCCTGATATTCCATTTGGAGCATTTCTGTAATCTTTTTTCTTTTCTTCTATAGAATGTGGTGCATGATCGCTTACAATAATATCTATATAATCAAGATTATTTATTAAAAATTTTTGTGTATCATTATCTGGTAATGGTGGGTTAATTTTCTTTAATGGATTATTATTGTCTTTTTCTAAAAGTAGATGGTGAAACGTTATTTCGCATGTTGTGTTGATATTATTTGATTTTGCATACTTAATTAATTCAAGCGAGTTTTTAGTTGAAATATGAGCTATATGGACATGTGCTTTAGTAAATTTAGATAACTCTATATCTCTTGCTACCATTAATGATTCAAAAATTTCTTTATTTGAGAAACGACTATTTTCACAATGATTGATGATGATACCGTTGAAATTTTTTACTTCATTTAAAGCATTAAACATTATTTCATCATTCCAAATAGGATTTCCATCATCGGAAAAGAATCTATATCCATTTTTGTTGAGCTCTTTTAAATTATTTAATTCTAAGCCTTTTCTTTCTTTAGTAACCGCTGGTATTGGTATAATTTTAGATAAATTTATTTTTTTTGACTTTTTTAATACATAATCCAAAATTTCTAAATTATCCATAGCTGGTTTGGTATTAGGCATTACACCAAGAGTAGTAACACCACCATGTACAGCTGCTTTTAAACCTGTTTCAATAGTTTCTTTATATTCGTATCCAGGTTCTCTTAAATGTGTATGCATATCGATAATTCCAGGTATAAGAGTTAAGTTTTTTGCGTCAATGACAATATCTGCTTTTTTTATATTTTTCGATATTTCTATTATTTTGTTTTTTTCGATATAAACGTTAAAAACACCATTGGTTGAATGTGAAATGATATTAGCATTTTTTATTAATATGCTCATATTTTCACCTAAATATTCCATATTTCATCATAATTATGAGGTGTTTCACAGTATTCACATACTAAATTTCCGTTTTCATCTTTTATAAAGGAGCCTTTTACATTTTCACCATGAATAGGATTAGTAATACAATTTTCATTTTTACATCTTAATTCTTCAAAACCATAGACTTTTGGTGGAAGTTTTATTCTATATTTTTCTGTAACTCTTGAATCTTTTATAATATTTACAGTTACATTAGGTGAAATTGCAGATAATTTTTTGATTTCTTTTTTGGAAAGGTATCTATCTGGTAAGCTTATGTATCCTTTTAAATTTCCGTCTTCTGATTTGAATATTCCATCTGCACTATCTATGTCATATAATTTCATTATTTTTCTTATTTTCATAATAGTTGAATAAATTTCATCTGAACTCTTACCTTTTGCAATATGATCTATAATAGTTCCATTTGCTATAGGTTTAATTCCTCTTTTACCATCTTTTTGGACACCTTTTGTGCCGTTTGTAATAGGTGCATTTATTATAAATTCTTCATCTTTTTTTTCTTTTTGTGGGGTTAAATCAAAATTTGTTTTTAAAGCTCCACCAAACATAGATAGTAAAATAATTCTTGTCCAATAACCATTGATTGCTTGTTTTTCCCAACCATTTAATGGAAGATCATCTAAGAAAGTAGGAATAGTAGGATATATTTTATGTCTTGGAAGTGGATGATAGAATTTAACATTTTGAGGAAGTAAAGTAAGGAAATCTTTTTTGAAGGTAACAGCTTTTCTTAAAATAAATTCTTTTTCTAAAATATCTTCTCCCATTCTTTCTAATTGTAATCTTGTAAAATACCATATTTTTGCAATATCTTTTTGTTTTAAATAGTTTTCAATTGAATCAAAAATTCTAACTTCAAAACCATTTTTTTTCATTTTTTCGATATAGTGTAAAGGCATTGAGATTTCTTGAGGTGCAATAAGGTCGACTTTAACGTTTTTGAAGATTTTTAATCCATTAACTTTTGAATGGACAGTTCTGCCATGTAACAAATCACCAACAAGAGCAATATGAATAAAAGAATTATCAAAATTATTTTTTTCAAGGAAAGTAAATTCATCGAGAAGTTCTTGAGTAGGGTGTTCATGTTTTCCATCGCCGGCATTTATAAAAGAGGGAATAGGGAGATTATTTCTAATAGCAAATTTTGAAACAGATTCGGAAAGTAATTTAGTAGTACCTTCAAGTTTTGTTCTTAAAACGAAAATGGAATAGTCACTATAACCGGTAAGCATATTAAATGTATCAACATAACTTTCTTTTTTATTAAATGAGGAATGATTTGAATCAAAGATAGTAACTTTAGCGTTTTTGTGGAATTTAGCAGCATTAATGAAGGATTCTTTTGTGCGGGTACTTGGTTCAATAAAAACAATATAAATACCAACA from Marinitoga aeolica harbors:
- a CDS encoding TIGR03915 family putative DNA repair protein, giving the protein MKIVLYDGSFQGLLTIIFNTYNEKKIPDMIFRQYNPSIFNIIDNIKTDYKKAAIVSEFIIRKLNKIILKNIYLAYLSEIENIEVDIIKYFNLSLKINSNAELHIEKDYIIRIKNAISKVINEKHKFLGLIRFRKLANVILYAPFEPDHNIITLLSKHFINRYPNNKWIIHDIKRNLILSYDKKVELFKISEFDNDFYLKEENLSYEEISFQNLWKTYFNNTTITERKNKKLQRQYMPTRYWKYLIEI
- a CDS encoding putative DNA modification/repair radical SAM protein, with translation MDLKEKLKILSGAAKYDVSCSSSGSERQNTKKGLGNAASSGICHSWTSDGRCISLLKILFSNACIFDCAYCINRSSNDIKRATFTVDEIVNLTINFYKRNYIEGLFLSSAIIKNPDYTMEQMLKVVKKLRLEENFNGYIHLKAIPGADLKLIREAGFYADRLSVNIELPSEKSLNLLAPQKKKESIIKPMSFIGQNALANTEERKKYKKAPLFVPAGHSTQLIVGASPESDFQILKLSEGLYKKFNMKRVYYSAFIRVNNDKRLPNIKPPLKRENRLYQADWLLRFYKFSAHEILDEKHPFLDENIDPKTSWALRNFNYFPVEINKASYETLLRVPGIGVKSALTIVKARKYAPITFDELKKMGVVLKRAKYFITCNGKYYSNLFLTPEIIREELTKNKEYQIPLFPLTAIEKAV
- a CDS encoding phospholipase D-like domain-containing protein, translated to MKKIMFLSMFFLLFISVFSISEGEWIITQKDLHLPGEYFDGKNYFWRADYHLEDLKNATSISLEIHHITDDSTVLFFDEGNNEKANWKYIKSLLDGAKKFVWMAIYDVNYYPFITELKELNKRGIDIRLVYETNNINSYISGLSKVGIKTKHDKNYKLMHNKFLIIDGYCVITGSTNFTNNGFGYNSNNSIVIFSNELAQDYMNEFNEMFEKGYYGKQSLDNKPYKKVEFDSGLIEPYFTPEDDLTDRIIELIDNAKESIHVMIFTFSKREIADALIRAKNRGVDVKVIAEEYQSNYSWAQINNLKENRVNVILDKNDRTFHHKTMIIDGKITLTGSFNFTNSAQYNNDENSLVIHSEYISKKYEKEFNRLWEKYTK
- a CDS encoding ATP-binding protein codes for the protein MKKLPIGIQDYKEIIEGNYIYIDKTKYIFDLIDNGKYYFLSRPRRFGKSLTISTLYYIFKGEKELFKDTYIYDKWEFKEYPIIRINLLDVATDTEKRFKESLLKIIQEEGQRNNIEITEKDYKFAFNELIIKLSKKGKVVILVDEYEKPILDNINNKEKAERYREILRDFYVSIKSKDEYIKFVFITGITKFTKTGVFSALNNLNDISLNRKYSQMLGYTQKELEYYFNNHIEETAKEMGISKEELLKEIKTYYNGFSFDGEHFVYNPFSVLRFFDERKFQNYWFESGSPSFIYEYVKGRKIEYEDLVKYTVDSLDFTTREIEDANANIFFAQAGYLTFKGIKKYGITEKYILDYPNLEVKNSFSKLILEANYSLNEETYEKIYEIYELVEENRIEGLIKEIKRIISAIPYNLHQKRESYYHSLIYTILASAGLNVTAEELTNLGRSDLILEHNDKIYLFEIKLDKSAKEAIEQIKEKKYYEKYMSKNNEKEIYIIGINIDSEKRNIEDYMIEKL
- the pyrE gene encoding orotate phosphoribosyltransferase, which produces MDIVNLMKETNALLTGHFLLSSGLHSDTYIQCAQILKYPQYAEALGKELSKMFNVVPDYIVSPALGGIIIGYEVAKAFNVPFLFTERNKEGVMELRRNFFIEKNKKVIIIEDVITTGKSTLEVVESLKKYNPDIVGLGCIVNRSKKEHLENYPIKSLIEIDAKTYEPDNCPLCKENIPVVKPGSRK
- a CDS encoding uracil-xanthine permease family protein; this encodes MGKYGEVTLQEDRSEGMSTGGLILLGLQHTFTMFGATVLVPYLTGIPVNVALLTAGLGTLLFHWITKWKVPVFLGSSFAYIAPIVAVAMHYMNQAGLEYKNIQDAVAAGVDLKPYLAYATGGIFLAGLVKFGFGVLIKWIGIRRFEKLFPPVISGTMIILIGLILSPVAINMASGNWWIAMVSLGTAIIVRLYTRGFSRLIPVIWGIIVGYIVAAITGNVHFAEVGTASWVGIPEMYLPKFSWYAAAAIVPVAIAPSVEHFGDVFAISAVVGKKFYEDPGMHRTLMGDGLATSLGGFFGGPANTTYSENTGVLAFTKAFNPWIMRIAAFFAILLAMVPKVGAIVRSIPVPVMGGIEILLFGMIASIGAKTLINNQVKVEGRNLVTMSLMLVTGLGGAVFKAGNFALEGLGLAAVVGVLVNLFFELTNASEE
- the pyrF gene encoding orotidine-5'-phosphate decarboxylase, with protein sequence MFEKYLKIREKNSSVLLVGLDSDYKRINGDVFEFNKKIIDETHDLICGYKINIAFYEKLGPKGLEILENTINYIRQNPEIPIILDSKRGDIGNTAKAYAEYYFERLKVDSLTINPLMGLDTLEPYLEYKNSHLFALALTSNKGAYDFEIPEKLYLKITEKMNNLNKQHKNKIGIIVGATNSDYIKEIVDISENMIFLIPGIGSQGGNTQELFKNLNGYKNIFINVSRAIIFDENPRKKAKEFNEIINKYYSH